One window of Microbacterium sp. Root61 genomic DNA carries:
- a CDS encoding VOC family protein, with amino-acid sequence MPSLNPYLSFRDTARQAMEFYQGVFGGELVVSEFAEYPDMGVEPGEQNLVMHAQLETPDGFVLMGADTPSHMPYEKPAGFSVSVSGDDEAALDGYWNALAADGTVTMPFETPPWGGRFGMLTDKFGIDWMLALNATQG; translated from the coding sequence GTGCCCAGCCTCAATCCGTACCTCAGTTTCCGCGACACCGCCCGGCAGGCGATGGAGTTCTACCAGGGCGTCTTCGGCGGCGAGCTCGTCGTCTCCGAATTCGCCGAGTACCCCGACATGGGCGTGGAGCCCGGCGAGCAGAATCTCGTGATGCACGCGCAGCTCGAGACCCCCGACGGCTTCGTCCTGATGGGTGCCGACACTCCCAGCCACATGCCGTACGAGAAGCCCGCGGGCTTCTCCGTCTCGGTGAGCGGCGACGACGAAGCCGCACTCGACGGCTACTGGAACGCCCTCGCCGCCGACGGAACCGTCACGATGCCGTTCGAGACGCCGCCGTGGGGCGGCCGCTTCGGCATGCTCACCGACAAGTTCGGCATCGACTGGATGCTGGCACTCAACGCGACACAGGGCTGA